One genomic segment of Spirochaeta cellobiosiphila DSM 17781 includes these proteins:
- a CDS encoding class I SAM-dependent methyltransferase: MFFDKPAYDYDSNKPDYTNIRKPDPNIAKALLASLGEVNTLVNIGAGSGAYEPTTMDVTAVEPSQSMRETRLAKGLHAAIEATADKLPFDDNSFDAAMASLTIHHWPDLKAGLEEIKRVTKKRLVILTFDPDRLDSYWSKEYFPEVLAVEGRRYPKLKAIQSCLPKDTFQCQYVDVPRDCEDGFQEAFYARPEAFLESEVRKAQSAWGFIDTETETRLIDRLKKDLNSGEWDKKYGYYRNQPTLQCGLCIVTIDFVK, encoded by the coding sequence ATGTTTTTTGATAAGCCTGCATACGATTACGATAGTAATAAACCTGATTACACTAACATTCGTAAGCCTGATCCCAATATAGCTAAAGCTCTTCTTGCTTCCCTGGGTGAGGTTAACACTCTTGTTAATATTGGAGCCGGGTCAGGAGCTTATGAACCTACTACTATGGATGTCACTGCTGTTGAACCCTCTCAATCTATGAGAGAGACTCGCTTGGCCAAGGGGTTACATGCCGCCATAGAGGCTACAGCTGATAAGTTACCCTTTGATGATAATAGCTTTGATGCGGCTATGGCTTCTTTAACTATACATCACTGGCCAGATCTGAAAGCGGGTTTGGAAGAAATTAAACGGGTGACAAAGAAGCGTCTTGTTATTTTAACCTTCGATCCCGATCGACTAGACTCTTACTGGAGTAAAGAATATTTCCCGGAAGTACTGGCTGTGGAAGGACGTAGATATCCTAAACTGAAGGCTATCCAGTCTTGTTTACCTAAGGATACATTCCAATGTCAGTATGTAGATGTACCCCGAGATTGTGAAGATGGATTTCAAGAAGCCTTTTATGCTAGACCAGAAGCTTTTCTTGAATCAGAAGTGCGCAAGGCCCAATCGGCCTGGGGTTTTATAGATACAGAAACGGAGACTCGTTTGATTGATAGATTAAAAAAGGATCTTAATTCTGGTGAATGGGATAAGAAGTATGGCTACTATCGTAATCAGCCAACATTACAGTGCGGTCTTTGTATCGTTACTATTGATTTCGTTAAATAA